From the Candida dubliniensis CD36 chromosome 2, complete sequence genome, the window ACTGATACAGTTTATATTATTCCACATCACCCAGTATCAACCCGAATTGGCCGATTCATTCTTAGTTTTACTCATTGACGTAGCATTCAACCCAGCAGAAACTTTAGAGATACGTCTTAAATCAATCCAATATCTTTCCTCCTATATTGCCAGAGCTAAAAACCTTTCATCCCATCAAATCACTTTTATTGTCAGTTACCTCGTTGGTTGGCtcaacaaattcatcattgaAAGAGAACAAGAAGTACACCTTGGTGGTATGGAACGGTTCAAACTATTTTATTCGACATTCCAAGCATTACTCTACATTTTCTGTTTCCGTCACGAATTACTCATCAccagcaccaccaccaccaccaaattCTTCCAACGGGCCATTCTCACTAAATTCAATCCTCTCAAGTTTTGTGACGAAACTGTGGTACACATCTTTGCCAAACTCGCCACCAGACTCAATGtctgttattgttattccATCATTGAACATAATAAACGTGAAAGAATGTTGCAAACAACTGGATTACCTTCAGCAGTGGCCaattttaaacaaaaacaagagTTTTTAGATTTGGAAGCTTATTTCCCATTTGATCCATTAGTTTTACCCATTAGCAAATCCATTGTTGCTCCAAACTACATAGAATGGTCAGATGTTAACCCTGAAGAAGATAGTGAGTCAGAGAGTGATTCAGATGATACAATTTAGACTGATAATCAAATAAGTCTgtgaaaataaataaataaaaaaaaaggcctaacaattgaaagaaagagaaagagaaagacCTTTGTTTGATAAAGTCAAAATACGGAGTTAagaaaataagaaaattttttgactTTGTATTCCAGgaattgattgaacaaAGATCGTATAGTTGAATTATTGTCATGgataatattaatacaTCAAAATTATACTGTTAATACTGTGTTAGACAAACAGTTTATAAAAAGTATTTCTTTCctataatatatatatatatatatatatgttgaACCCCCTCCCCTCCCTTCTTCTCctaattccaatttttaaagCAAGATcaagccaaaaaaaaaaaaagaaagaaaagaaaagaaaagggaAAGAATGTCAATTCTATACTTTGGCGTGCATCAATGACAAATTTGTTCTTTGCATTTTTTTGCCCTTCCTCCCTCCCCCTATATTAATTGTTTCACTAAGTAATAACTTTTGTTCGTGGGGAGATTCTTACTCCTAAATGTCatatattaatttctttttatttttcttaatgtggtagtagtagtagtagtagtagtagtagtagtcCTGATATTTCCTAAcgttgctgttgctgttgttgtataGTTAGGGTTagtccaaaaaaaaaaatactacAACTAACTAAttacaatatatataaagttTCAAAAAAGAGTATTGCAGCTGTTTAATAGTAGATAGTGTGttatgtgtgtgtgtcgatttcaaatctatttttttttagtttcaatttcaatttcagttTAAGGCGTTGTGTTGGTTGTGTTGGTTGTGTTGGTCGGCTTTGTTGGTCggcttttcttttttttttttattttttttcttgtatCGTTCTTGAGTTTCTTCCCTTTATATTGTTAcagtggttgttgttgttgttgttgttgctgttgttgctgttgttgctgtacgaaagaaaaaaagttttACTAGGAAATCAAATTACAAAACATTTTTATACACTTTTACACACCTTTTTACACACactttcaacaacaataataatattatccactttcaattttcttctatttTGTTTTCCCTTCTTTTTCCTGTCtctcattttcattttattctATTGGAATTTcacattattgaaaattgaatattataCCCACGAGTTCCCTTCTCCTTCCTCCAACacccccctcccccctcAAATCATCCTTCTCCTCCTTCTCCTCCTCCTGTcatttcctttcttttttctttttttttgttggagTATAATAGTCATTTATCTTACCAAACTATATTATGGTACAATTATCTCTattcaccaacaacaacaatagcaacaatactaatattaataaCGACGATACACAATATGAATCAACCACTATGAATACAGAAGACATTACTATAATACCGGACAAGACTGACAAGACTGACAAACTTAATGGACTGGAATCCCGATCTCTGTCAAGAAACAGAACCCGATCCATATCTTTCACCAGGTTTCTTTTCAACACCAACAAAGAACATACTGAACAATCACGAGGTCCTTCTAATGAAACACTGGATAATTCTGTTAGTTCACCTGAACAAAACTCTGGATTTAAtaagttgaaaaaaatgtttaaaacaaattcttctttgacACCAGATGATGGGAaaaatggtggtggtggtggtggaagAGCAAGATCAGCATCAACACCATTAACTCCACCgaaaataaagaaagaaactaCCGTGCCtattattacaacaacGGAAGTTTCTAATAAGGAAGAAactgctactactactactaccactactactacgGTAAATTCACCACCTGAAAGTCCAGTTGTGCAATCTAATCCATATTTCCAATATCAAGGAGTACCAGCACATACAAACACATCCCAAAATCCTCAAATTGAAACTGCACCAGATAGATCAGACATGTCAGTTGCCTTGAGACATAATGATTCGGTTTTCTCATTGAATGAACAAGGAGTTTTGAAACCACCAAAAATCCATTATAGtgaattatcatcatcaagtGAAGATAATTCTGAACCAAATTCACCTCTTCCTAAAACCCCAATGAGagaattggttgaaaaaGATGAATTACATTTAAAGCCTATTGAAGATGAACGAGATTTGGCTGTACCTACATCACCATTTCAAAGAGCTTTAAGAAGAGTAGCATCAGCTCCATTAGTACATCGTcttttaaatgaaaaatcatCTGAtgataacaacaacaataacagcAATGGTGATAATAACAATCTTGGTGGTCCATTTAGTACTAGTACTTCAATGCAAACATCACCGAAAAAAGATGAACCATTTGATATCAATAAACATATTGGAGAAGTTAAAATTACTGGACGACCAAGAACTTATACTCAAGATAGAACATATTCAAATGCTGCAACAAGAATAGTTGATGTACAAGTAGGTCCTAatagttttgaaaaagtaAGATTATTAGGAAAAGGTGATGTTGGTAAAGTTTTTTTAGTAAGAGAAAAACTGtcaaataaattatatgccatgaaaattttaaataaaaaagaaatgattgaaagaaataaaataaaacgAGCTTTAGCtgaacaagaaattttaGCAACATCAAATCATCCATTTATTGTTACTTTATATCATTCATTTCAATCAAAAGATCATTTATATCTTTGTATGGAATATTGTATGGGTGGAGAATTTTTCCGAGCACTTCAAACTCGTGATACTAAAACTATTTGTGAAATTGATGCTAAATTTTATGCTGCTGAAGTTACAGCTGCATTAGAATATTTACATCTTATGGGATTTATTTATCGAGATTTAAAACCAGAAAATATTCTACTTCATCAATCAGGTCATATTATGTTGagtgattttgatttatcaaaacaaaGTGAACGAGCTAAAAATCCAGAAATATCATTTTATAAATCAGGAGGTATGCATTTATCATCAGCTGGAAGTTTTAATCATAATGGACCAGCAATTGATACTAAAGCATGTATAGATGGATTTCGAACCAATTCATTTGTTGGAACTGAAGAATATATTGCTCCTGAAGTGATTCGTGGTAAAGGTCATACTAGTGCTGTTGATTGGTGGACTCTTGGTATATTTCTTTATGAAATGTTATATGGTACTACTCCTTTTAAAGGTCAAGATCGGAAAAAAACTTTTGCTAATGTTTTGAAGAAAGATGTGAAATTTTTAGATACTCAACTGATATCATCAAATTGTcgaaatttaattaaaaaattattaattaaagatgaagaaaaaagattaGGTTCTAAAACTGGAGCTtcagaaataaaaaatcatGGATTTTTTAAAGATACTCAATGGGCTTTATTAAGACATCAAAAACCTCCAATGATTCCTGTATTAACTAAATCtaaatccaataataataataataataataaaaaatatgataAATCATCAGTGGTAATACAAGAAGCAACGgaagataatgaaaaaatttctatTGATATGACATCgaaaacaattaataatgaagatgatcCATTTTCTCAATTTAGTTCTGTAACTTTAAGATATGgtgaatttgaagatttaaatCAAAGTCCAATGTATAATCCAGAAAGTAATGATTATACAAGTGTGGCTTATACCATGACTTCTAATAATGGAAATTCTTTCCGACAAAAAAGTTTTTTAAAACGGTGATGAAATTATAATGACCCCCTctccccctccccccccctccccccaaaaaaaaaaaaaaaaaacaaaaaaataaatatatatatatatatataaatgattATAGAAAGTGAAAatacaacaattgattattaattatatattatttgtacagaaaaaaaaaaaaaatgtatgtAATTTGGTGACGCTACCATgtgtagtagtagtggtagtttttttttttttttgggtgcGAAAGTTTTGCattacaaaaacaattttccaatatcatataatatataataataataataataataaaatttcaacGACGActatataaaaataaatatataaccatatatataaacaaggagaaaaaaaaaatgcaacgaataatgaaaaaaaaaatacccattcctaaaataaaaaaatcaaaaaatcaaaaatgtAATTTGATGACAATGccctaataataataataatgtttgatttaataattgaataacccgaaaagaaaaaaaaaaaaaaaaaaggggggggggaggaggGGGAGGGAGGGGGGAGGAGCAAAACATGAAAATTTgtctattttatttttaattatctTCTCCagaataatgaaatttttgtatttatCTGTggaaaaataattatttcCCCTTCACCCTCCATATTATTTTAGATTAGTAGATCTatggatggatggatggAATCGATGGATGGAATCGATGGATGGAATCGATGTATGGATGGATCGATGTATGAATCGATGTATGGATGAATGGGATTGAAAAATGTTTGTAATGTgtaattcttttattaacaattgacaaattcaataacaCTTAATTTAACAGCTGAACATTGTTTAGCAACATTTTCATcatataaattataaaaatcTCCTGATAAacattgataaaaaatattagaATCAcctaaatataaataaccATCTTTAATTGACCAACCAGAACTATAAATAACTCCGGCTTGAGGAATTGGTccatcaaattgaaattgatgattagCAACAATACTCCCCCAACGTTCATTAGTATCTTTTAAAACTGAATTATGTAAAGTcatttgtaaattattttttgatgaACAAGCTTTAagaattgatgataaagaatTTTCATTGTCATCAATGTTTGCAGTTGAGTTTGAGTTAGAACCAGTTGCAATTGCTTGACCATCAGATTGAGCTTTAGCAACATTATCAACAGTAGAAGTGGTTTGGTGTTGGATTTGTCCatcattaatttgtttaacaGCAGAAGcagcagtagtagtaggGGCAGTTGTAGTTTGATGTTGAATTTGTCCATCATTTATTTGTTGAACTGGTGTAGCTTTAACTGTTTGATGTTGAATTTGTCCATCACTAATTTGAGCAATTGGTTGAGCATTAGTTTGATGTTGAATTTGTCCATCAGTTATTTGAGCAATTGGAGTAGCTTTAACatctttattatcatttctAGTCAATGTCGAAGTAGCAGTATCAGTAGAAAGAGCAGAAGCTGATTCAACAGTAACAACTTGAATACCAAAAGTACCACTGAAATCTGTACTAGCACCAGTTGGAATTTTACCTGAAGGTGATAATGTTGAATAATGTTCATCAGGAACAGTAGCAGCTAAAGATGAGCTAATAAAAGCAGCAATACTAACAAGGGTAGAATATTTCATAATTtagttcttgttgttgttgtgggtGATTTAGATTAGTTTTTGGAAACTTAATGATAATAGAAATAAgtaattattgaatataaaatataaaagaaaagaaaataagaaaataagaaagaaaattataataGAGAACAATTCTTCAAAGGTTAATTACTCCAGTTTATAtagtttttgattttttttgagaGGTTGTGATTTTGTGGTCCTGATGTTTCTAAATAAAGTATTGTTATTGAACTTTTTTTAATTGCTAAATCTACtaaaaaacaatacaacacaatacaatacaatacaatacaaaCTTTCCAATCTAAAATATGAATGTtggtaataaaaaaaaaaagggggaaGAGAAGAACAGAAGGAGTAGTTGATAACCGGAGTGAATGACATTGATTTAGTGGCTAAAAAGTTTAGTAACATTTGATTTGTGCTGGCTTGATATTCCATTTTCGTTCTACttgtttagtttagttattgatttcaacGGAGAGGGTTTTTAAATATATCCGTTGTCATgacttctttttcttttttttttttttttttttcaaattgcAAGTAAAATTGGCAGGGGGGGTTGGGGGAGATTggtttaatttaatttagttTAACTTATGTTTAGGTTGTGTAGAGCATTAgtattagtagtagtagtagtaagtTTTGCAAAAAGTTTACTTGCAATAACGTGATAATGCGCAGTGGTCTGTGTACTGCATATTACATATGCATGTAATTTGACATGGCTGGTTTGCTGTTAATGACAACAATAACAGTGAACACAaaagtgatgatgatgatgatgatggaaTCTCCCCACGGTTCAATgagataataatgatgtaataaataacaattgattgatctGATCGGTCCATACgactattactattactactagCAATTGGTTTCAATTGCACGACAAGAACACtgccccccccccctcctcAAACAATATACACTCACACTCTCACTCACACTCTCACTTTAAGTTGTCTACTTATTATTTTCCATAAGAGCCGGGAATAAACTTCTATTAATAGATCAACTATatatagaaaaaaaaaaacaaaaaaataagatagatagatagataatAAGAACAATCTAACGATcaaatctttctttctttctttctttctaaagcaactaattaattatcaaaattagGATAAGATGAAATGtttaacttctggtgtcctttttttttttgttgcaaATCTTTTAAACTAATGTGTGCAATGTTGCCAAGCAAAAGtaaagtagtagtagtaataataataataatagtaattgATTTGCTAAATGCTGGTCCCCTCCCCCCCACCCCCTGTCTATCATGAATCCCTTTTCTTAAGTTCaaccaattttaatttcatattCCCGAGATTAAAGAATTATGCAAGAATAAACAatgtaaaagaaaagtgaCAATATATACACAACCAACTTTAGGTTGACTTGTTGaatctctttctttttttttggaataattaaaaattttttttgttgttgctattGACAAAGATTGGATGGTTTTTATTTATGTCATTCAAATTTTACATTCCAATCATTTAAGCCTATGACTATGAAATGTAAAGAATCGGAAGAATAAATTTCCACACCGGGGTgacaaatattttaaatttcaCAAACGGTCctcttgttgttcttgttgtaaaaaaaaaaaaaaaaaaaaaaaaaattgttatgGATTCCGATTCCGGAGTTCACGTGACTCGGTTAGTAAgagtttttgtttttgttttttttttatttctccAATCAACCAAGGcttgaatatttttaataaaccACAAGTTAAAGTTTCCTAATATACTTGATTACTATCTAAATAAATGagttggtttttttttttgcttcgATTGAACTTGACTTTTATCACAAAGTCATAATTGAATCCACCAGAAGCTATAAGCTAGCTTtaatgtgtgtgtgtgtgtgtgtgtatatatatatatagtcGTCCAGTTTTAAgctttcattttttttctttttctttttttcttttagaTTGTACTTTCTAACTTCAATTGAAGTTTTTAACTTTagttaatttgatttagcatattgtttttcttcttcttccctttgttgttgaaatggTTATTCAATATTAGTTAATAaactataataataataaacttaTTGGCAAATTTAAgcgaaaaaaaagtttatttctttttttctttctttctttctttttgttgttctaATCCTAATTGGAATATTTTGCTAACTCCGTTTTCCCTAGAAacttatcatcatcattatcatcataatcattatcatcataacaattgaaaattttatcaaattcttgttaaaagattttgtttttttagCAAAGTATTAAAgataattattcaattccatgaaaaaaaaaaaaaaaaaaaaaggtgtCTTCCAATAATTGctgtcaaaaaaaaaaagcaatcTCTGTTAATTTAATGTTGCAAAACGccatataatttatatatgtgccatatttataaaattctGCGCAAAACAAAACAGCGCCACCAACTCAAATTTTCACCTCAAGTGTAAAATTTGCAAGCATTTTTAAACTGCAAGATTAATCATAAACAatgtagtagtagtagtagtagtagtagtagtagtagtactgTATGTAAAAGTGAGATGGAAGGAGGAGGAGAGGAGGAGAGGGGGCAGTGTGCCAATAAAACAAGGAAAGTCTACACGTTTTAAATAAAGCCGTGGATATTACAAGCAATTGGGAAATaggctttttttttttcatactcaaaatttgttttaattcttttatcaatcaatatatACAATCCTTTCccattttttaaattaattcaatcaaaCTTAACTTAGTAAAAGATTTAGTTTCCATTTGATTTGACTCAAATGATTTTACAAATATTAcaaatatcatcaaatatCATCTAATAAAGTCTTTCATTatgaataaattcaaaaaaaaaaaagataagaACAGAGGGgatagatatatataatgaGTTTAAAGATTATGAGTATACCATGAGGAGAAAAGTTTGAATTACTCCCACCTCCtacccccccccctccctCCCCCCACTAACCTCACTAACCTCATTTATGGGAGCATTACTATTAATTGTCATTATTAGTTAATTGGTTATAAGGTTTTTAGCTTTCATTCCATTGAATTGCTAACTATAGCAATTCAAAACCAAggattttaaatttaaatgtCTAAATCatacaacaaaacaacatatggtaaatattgttgataagaattgaaattgaagttgttttcaaaccaaaaaaaaaaaaaaaaaaaaagaacaaggATAATtgtgtttcttttttcaagaatataaaacttcttcaatattCATTCTAGAAATAACttgttgaagaaaagaaaagaaaaaaacaggACATTGATGTggaataataaataataggtattaataattgtttggTTGTTACCGTTAAAGCAACAAGTAAATGCGGAGACATTACTAAAAGTATTTGAAGTATGGactttcttatttttttattttttgcaatttccaatttccaatttccaatttccaatttctaATCAATTGCATGTGATTAGTCTAAAGgttttttaaaaacaagacgatatcaatatttaatgaaGCTTCTTTAGTTTATTTACACAGACTAAactgaaaaataaaaaaaaatactagTACGAAAAAACTAGTACAAAAAAACTAGTACAAAAAAACTAGTACAAACCTCATTATATACATGTTTTGTTGCAGagtaaatttgaattttaatgaagttcaaaatcaatcacAGGTTAGCTTCTTTTCAGGAGTGTATTTCTTGTCTTGAATGGCATATAGGCTACAATCAcctttaatttttgattctCTTCTATTTATTGAGATTTATGAGGTAGGTattaattctttctttcttacAATCAAACTAAGTTCATTCTAAAAACAGATATTAATAACAGATTGATTAAGAAATCATACTGAAGCAACGATAAATTACTAACTAATAAGGCAAAGACAAAGGTAAAGGctaaaagaaatatatatatatatatatatatatatattcacaATCCTGAGCCTTTCAATTTAATGTTTTATAGTGCAACCTCCAAAATTGGTTAGGATcccttttcaatttgtttagagtaaactaatttttttatatgTCCACTAAACATACTAAAAAAAGGGTATAATTGTATTAATGGGCAGGgaacaaaaacaattacaTGCAATTACATTTTGATATGAAacttctattattattattgttgttgttgttgttgttgttgttgtaccACCACATATAACATTTGCGTTACTCTTTAGTTTGCATATtctaattgaattaaatagACCATTTAACTAatagtattattagttttgcaacaataataataataataataataattaattaattaattaattgattagtTTGAGAGGTAGCATTTGCCGAGAATAAAGACACGcctcaattcaattcaattattccttttctatttttgtCTCACATCACATCACATTACATTACATTACATTTGTTAACGTTATCGCTCTTTCATTTTTCGTTTATCAATTGTGTCAGATCTCAAAAGtgaagataataaaatctttttttttttttttttttttttttttgccattttagttttttttttattattttcgTAAAGAAATCAGTGTCTTTGTTTTACATTTTAATGTGATCAGCATCTGATGTgatgtaataataatgataatgataatgataatgatgatgaaacaTCTCAAGATGATCTTCATTCTTCTATGCTTGGCAGTTCCAAATAGGTTTTATTTTGACATGACATGATTTGAGTAGTAAAGTTTCATAAAGTAATGGCCTCTAATATCTATCTATTTCAATTACTTTGcttgtgtgtgtgtgtgaattgatcaaaaatgaaaaatcttGACAATTACATTCTGTCCTCCTCCTACCCTCCTACCCTCCTTGatatattgttgtttgttgttttacAATGATTAAAACGTCATAATATACTTGgaattttatcatcattacgttttttgtttcatttcGTTCCTTCGTTCCTTCCTTCTTGACACCCCTACCTaagggtttttttttttttttttttttggcctCAATTGGATTGGGATGAATGAATCAACCAATACTTTTACCATGAATAtaagttttttttctgaTACATGGTCTTAATTATCTCATAAGGTCTTGTCAGTATTATATGTTTATTGCTAACTATCTAACTATCTAACTAACTATGTGAcgaaaaattcaaatcaaattaacGGTTTTTGTGAAGTTTTAAATATTTGTCCTTGGTGCAtaccctttttttttttttttgtctgaTTTAGACAATTGTGCATTACGAGGTGAAatggtgataataa encodes:
- a CDS encoding probable serine/threonine-protein kinase, putative; amino-acid sequence: MVQLSLFTNNNNSNNTNINNDDTQYESTTMNTEDITIIPDKTDKTDKLNGSESRSSSRNRTRSISFTRFLFNTNKEHTEQSRGPSNETSDNSVSSPEQNSGFNKLKKMFKTNSSLTPDDGKNGGGGGGRARSASTPLTPPKIKKETTVPIITTTEVSNKEETATTTTTTTTTVNSPPESPVVQSNPYFQYQGVPAHTNTSQNPQIETAPDRSDMSVALRHNDSVFSLNEQGVLKPPKIHYSELSSSSEDNSEPNSPLPKTPMRELVEKDELHLKPIEDERDLAVPTSPFQRALRRVASAPLVHRLLNEKSSDDNNNNNSNGDNNNLGGPFSTSTSMQTSPKKDEPFDINKHIGEVKITGRPRTYTQDRTYSNAATRIVDVQVGPNSFEKVRLLGKGDVGKVFLVREKSSNKLYAMKILNKKEMIERNKIKRALAEQEILATSNHPFIVTLYHSFQSKDHLYLCMEYCMGGEFFRALQTRDTKTICEIDAKFYAAEVTAALEYLHLMGFIYRDLKPENILLHQSGHIMLSDFDLSKQSERAKNPEISFYKSGGMHLSSAGSFNHNGPAIDTKACIDGFRTNSFVGTEEYIAPEVIRGKGHTSAVDWWTLGIFLYEMLYGTTPFKGQDRKKTFANVLKKDVKFLDTQSISSNCRNLIKKLLIKDEEKRLGSKTGASEIKNHGFFKDTQWALLRHQKPPMIPVLTKSKSNNNNNNNKKYDKSSVVIQEATEDNEKISIDMTSKTINNEDDPFSQFSSVTLRYGEFEDLNQSPMYNPESNDYTSVAYTMTSNNGNSFRQKSFLKR
- a CDS encoding covalently-linked cell wall protein, putative (Similar to S. cerevisiae PIR1) — translated: MKYSTLVSIAAFISSSLAATVPDEHYSTLSPSGKIPTGASTDFSGTFGIQVVTVESASALSTDTATSTLTRNDNKDVKATPIAQITDGQIQHQTNAQPIAQISDGQIQHQTVKATPVQQINDGQIQHQTTTAPTTTAASAVKQINDGQIQHQTTSTVDNVAKAQSDGQAIATGSNSNSTANIDDNENSLSSILKACSSKNNLQMTLHNSVLKDTNERWGSIVANHQFQFDGPIPQAGVIYSSGWSIKDGYLYLGDSNIFYQCLSGDFYNLYDENVAKQCSAVKLSVIEFVNC